GGCCCGAGATATCACTCGCCTGCTGGGAGAGGGAAAGAAATGATAGTCGTCGTTGCCAACGATCTTCCTCCCGCGGTGCGTGGCCGCATGAAGCTTTGGTTTGTCGAGCCTAAAGCTAATGTGTTTGTCTCCGGCGTTAAGGACTCCGTCGCTAATCACGTTGTGAACTATCTGCTAGGCCACTGCCCGACGGATGCGGGCGTGATCATTTTTAAAAGCCTGCCCAACCCGCCCGGCTATGAAATCAGAACCGTCGGGCTGCCTGATAAAACCCTTTGTGAGATATCTGGTTTGCAGCTGGTTATTGAGAAAATGCTGACAGCAGATTAAGTTGCGAACCCAATATGTGGGTTGTTTAGGGGCTCTTTAACAATATATTGGTGTCTTCTCCACGTACGTGGAGGTGTTTCTGTTGGTTATTGGCTCGACTGCAATATGGAGAAGTCTTCTCCACGTACGTGGAGGTGTTTCTTTCTTGAGTCCATAAAAAAGGGTAAGGCTGTTGTCTTCTCCACGTACGTGGAGGTGTTTCTATCGATAAAGTGCTGTGCCATCTCTTTATCATGTCTTCTCCACGTACGTGGAGGTGTTTCCTGACCTGAGTGCTCTACATCTTGTTTATCACGGTCTTCTCCACGTACGTGGAGGTGTTTCCTGCCACCTGCAATGTGCACCCTGCAATCTGTAGTCTTCTCCACGTACGTGGAGGTGTTTCCAGGCTCGCAAACTGTGCTTGCTCGGTCACACCGTCTTCTCCACGTACGTGGAGGTGTTTCCAAGATGCGCCACCGATGGACTTTGACGACGATGTCTTCTCCACGTACGTGGAGGTGTTTCCACTGAAAGTTAAAGTTAGCTCAGCATTTGCTCGTCTTCTCCACGTACGTGGAGGTGTTTCTATCCCCTGACATATCCGCTTGAACTTGTAAGCGTCTTCTCCACGTACGTGGAGGTGTTTCCAGTTGCTGGCATTCTCGGTACTAGCTATATAGGTCTTCTCCACGTACGTGGAGGTGTTTCCGTGGTTGCAAAAGATACTCTTATCCGAGTGACGTCTTCTCCACGTACGTGGAGGTGTTTCTTACAGGCCGCAGTTCGCGCGATGCTTTTCTAAGTCTTCTCCACGTACGTGGAGGTGTTTCTGAGCCACAATCTGGCAGACAAGACACCGGAAGGTCTTCTCCACGTACGTGGAGGTGTTTCCCAGCAGATTGCACTATTCGGCCAGACGACAGAGTCTTCTCCACGTACGTGGAGGTGTTTCTGCGCTCTACTGACCCTCAACCCCTCGACATTTGTCTTCTCCACGTACGTGGAGGTGTTTCTGGTACACGCTATGTTTCTTGATGTTGGTCGCCGTCTTCTCCACGTACGTGGAGGTGTTTCTGATGTAAGTGTGATCTGGCAGGCCGGCACCGCGTCTTCTCCACGTACGTGGAGGTGTTTCTTGTCGAAAGTGCATTCTTGGTGCAGTGGCTGGGTCTTCTCCACGTACGTGGAGGTGTTTCCTAACCCGCCTCCGATTAGGGAGCGGTCAGTCGGTCTTCTCCACGTACGTGGAGGTGTTTCCGTGAGGCGCAAAAGCGAGGTGAAGCTCTCTTGGTCTTCTCCACGTACGTGGAGGTGTTTCCTGTGCCCAGACTCCGGAGTCGTCTGCGGGGATGTCTTCTCCACGTACGTGGAGGTGTTTCCGCCCGACGAACACGAGCTGGAAGACTGAAGAAGTCTTCTCCACGTACGTGGAGGTGTTTCTGTTAATGTCCATGCTACCACCGCCAAGATACTGTCTTCTCCACGTACGTGGAGGTGTTTCTTTAATTAAAGAATGTTTATCTAAATCTTGGAGGTCTTCTCCACGTACGTGGAGGTGTTTCCATTATAAAGGACGTTCTTCGGAATTTAGTGCTGTCTTCTCCACGTACGTGGAGGTGTTTCCTACAGATATGTTCAGACTGAGATTTGTGCATTGTCTTCTCCACGTACGTGGAGGTGTTTCCAACTTGGTCAGGTCGGGTCGATGAGCAAGCGCGTCTTCTCCACGTACGTGGAGGTGTTTCTCGAAGGCTCTCGTAAAAGCCTTCTGTTATGACGTCTTCTCCACGTACGTGGAGGTGTTTCTGATTTGATTTCATCGATATGGCGCCACAGGCCGTCTTCTCCACGTACGTGGAGGTGTTTCTATCCGACCCCGTATGTCCATAGCAGACAGTGAGTCTTCTCCACGTACGTGGAGGTGTTTCCCCGTCCGTCATGAATCATGACTTTTCGATGATGTCTTCTCCACGTACGTGGAGGTGTTTCTTCGCGCATGACCCATCAAGATATATGGCGTTTGTCTTCTCCACGTACGTGGAGGTGTTTCTCGCGACGCTTACAGCGCTTGCGGAGCGGATACGTCTTCTCCACGTACGTGGAGGTGTTTCCACGTTCGTTAACGGTGATAACTACGTGGGGCAGTCTTCTCCACGTACGTGGAGGTGTTTCTGTTGGCGGCAGCCTCACTGTGCGAGCTTCGAGGTCTTCTCCACGTACGTGGAGGTGTTTCTAGCACCGCTGAGAACATGGCCGCCATGCCGAAGTCTTCTCCACGTACGTGGAGGTGTTTCTCTGCCGTTTGCATCGTATCAGATAGACGTTAGGTCTTCTCCACGTACGTGGAGGTGTTTCCAGCTATACGGACAGCAAAGCTACGGACACGCGGTCTTCTCCACGTACATGGAGGTGTTTCCAACCACGAAAACGGCCTTGTCGTTGTCGGCTTGTCTTCTCCACCTACGTGGAGGTGTTTCATTTGTTTGCTTGATTATTACTACAGCGAATCAGTTTTCTTCACATAGTGTGGAGGTGTTTCCATCTGGCCGTAACGTTGTTTAAACCAGTTAGCGTCTTCCTCACGTACATGGAGGTGCTTCCATGAAAATTATTAGAGGTATTGATTTTCCACATAACTATGAGGCTATTTCTTACACTTTTATATTTCCCATCCGCTACTACATCTTTTAGGATGACCAAAAAGACACCGTCGTAAACGCATTTGTTGCGTGAATTAATAGGGATAACGATTGGCTACCTTAATGGAACAACCCGCTGTGAACGCGCCCAAGACCGCAATCAAAATCATTGCAACGGGCATTGCTCTGCCGGGCGAAAAGATTGTCTCCTCTGAGCTGGATGCAAAGCTTGGCAAGCCGGAAGGCTACGTTGAGCGGCGTTCGGGTATTGCTTGGCGCTATCATGCATCCCATGACGCCAGTCAGGCGGCGCTAGCCGCAGAGGCGCTGCATAACGCGCTCAAGGCCGGATCGCTTGCTCCGTCCTCCATCGATCTGCTTATTTGTGCCTCTGCCATTGCCGTACAGGCGCTGCCGTGCAGTGCCGTTCATATCCTCAAAGCCGCTAAAATGCCCGATCGCGTGGCGGGGTTTGACGTCAACAGCAGCTGCGTGAGCTTTATCTCTGCGCTGGAGGTGGCCGCCGGGCTGCTGAATACCGGTGCCTATCGGCGTATCGCCATCGTTTCGGCGGACATCGCGTCGCGTGGTATCGATTGGGATCACGAAGAATCGTCACTGATCTTCGGCGACGGTGCGGCCTGCGCCATCGTTGAGCGCGGTGACGGCACCAGCGGCATTGTCGCCAGCCTGATTGAAATGTACCCCGAGGGCAGCGAACTGTGTGAGATCCGCGCGGGTGGAACGCGCTGCAATCCTCGAGCCGGAATGAGCGACAGCGACTTTTTGTTTCACATGCAGGGAAAACCGCTCTTTCGCTTCGCTTCCTCCTTAATCGAAGACTATTTTGACCGCCTGCTGCAAAAAAGCGGCCTGAAGCTTGCCGATATCGCCACGGTGGTACCGCATCAGGCCAGCCACCTTTCTCTTGAGCATATGCGCAAGCGGCTGCGTGTACCGGAGTCTGCGCTGGTTGACGTGTATCGCTACTACGGCAATCAGGTCGCGGCGTCGATCCCGACCGCGCTGCACGAAGCGGTTGTCGGCGGCCGATTTACGCCGGGAAGGCCGGTGATGCTGATCGGTACTGCCGCTGGCCTGACGCTGGCAGGAATGGTGCTGTTGCCATGAAAATTCTGGTGACGGGCGCCACCAGCGGCCTCGGGCGCAACGCGGCTCAATATCTGCTGTCGGAAGGGCATGAGGTGGTGGCGACAGGCCGTAACCGTGCGGCGGGCGAGGCGCTAAAAGAGGCAGGCGCGACCTTTATCCCTCTCGATCTGGCACAGGCCAGCGTAGAGGAGTGCATCCGGCTGATGAACGGCTGTGAGGCGGTGTGGCACTGCGCCGCGAAGTCTTCCCCCTGGGGAGATCGCGCTTCGTTTTATCAGGCCAATGTAGACGCCACGCGCACGCTGGCTCAGGCAGCAGTCAGCGCTCAGATACCGCGATTTATCCATATTTCTACGCCAGCAGTCTACTTTGACTTTCAGCACCACTATGACCTGCCGGAAACCTATCTGGCGCGCGCGTTCTCCAGTCACTACGCCAGCAGCAAATATGAAGCAGAGCGGGTGATTGTTGACGCCGCATCGAGATACACAAATACCACCTTTATCATGCTTCGCCCACGCGGGCTGTTTGGCCCCCACGACAGCGTGATTGTGCCTCGCCTGCTGCAACAGCTGCGCCGAGACGGCGGCGTGCTGCGCCTGCCGCGCGGCGGCGAAGCGCTGTTGGATCTGACCTTTGTACAGAACGTCGTGCACGCTATGTCGCTGGCGACTTACGCGCAGGGGCTGAACTCAGGCAGTGTGTATAACGTTACCAATCATCAGCCGCAGCGGCTGGCGGACATGCTCGATACGCTGTTGCGCCAGCAGCTGGGACTGCGCTATAGGATAAAGGCCGTGCCCTGGCCTGTGTTGTCGCTGGCGGCAAGGGGTATGGAGCTGGTAGGCAAGTGCGTGGATAAAGAGCCTCCGGTGACTCGCTACAGCGCTGGAACGGTCTGCTTTGACATGACGCTGAGTGCAGAAAAGGCTGTTAACGAACTGGGCTACAGGCCTCGGTTTTCCATGGATGAAGGAATTGCGCTGACGGGAGAGTGGCTAAGAGCACATGGTAAAGATTACCGCATTTGAAGTCGGGTACTGTACCCACGTTGGCTGTATGGCTCTGAAGGGGGCGGGATTTCGGGTGTGTAAATTCCCCTCTCGCGCCTATCTGCTGGAAGTCGGCGATCGCCGATGGCTGTGGGATACCGGCTATTCCTCTTGGTTCGAACACTACACGCGCTCTGGCGTATTTCGTCTCTATCGGCAGGTGACGCCAGTCTATTTTGACCCTAAAGAGTCTTTGGCTCAGCAGCTGTACGCGCAGGGGCTGGTAGGGGATGACATCAGCGCTATTATTCTGTCGCACTTTCATGCCGATCACGTTGCCGGCCTGCGCGACTTTCCCGGCGTGTCCTGTATCTGTTCCGGCGAGGGCTGGCAGCGCGTTAGGGCGCTGAAGGGGATCGCGGCGCTGCGTCAGGCGTTTGTGCCGGGGCTGATCCCGCCGGACTTTGAGTCATCATTGAGGTTTATCGAAAGCTTTGAGACGTTGACGCTGCCCAAAGCGCTGGCGCCGTTCGATCGCGGCTATGTTTTACCCGATAGCCAAGGCCAGATTATTTTGGTTCCGCTTCCCGGTCATGCTGCCGGACACATCGGTGCGTTTGTGCTAACGGACGACGGATGGACGCTGTTAGCGGGAGATGCCGCTTGGTCTCCTGCGAACTACCAAGAGATGCGTGGCCCCTCTCGATTAGCGAATTTGGTGATGTCAGAACCTGCTGCCTACTACCTGACCCTTGAACGGCTTAACCAGCTTTGGCAGGGCGGCGAGGTGGATATCCGCCTGTGTCACGAGGGGGATTTGTGATCCCTTTTACTCTACTTTGGCGCTATTTTCGCACCCGCAATCTGCGCTTTACCGACCGGGCGGATCTTGAAGCCTGGCAGGCGAAACGCCTGAAGGACTTCAAACAGCGAGTGCTGTCGAAAAGCCCGTGGTTTCGGCGCTATCTTTCCCTGCCGTTTGAGCAGTGGCCGATGATGGACAAGTCGCTAATGATGGCGCACTTTGACGACATGAACACCGCTGGCTTGAAGCGTGACGAGCTGATGCTGTGTGCGCTGCAAAGCGAAACCAGTCGGGACTTCACGCCCAAAGTAGGCCAGTTTAGCGTCGGGCTGTCGTCAGGGACTTCCGGAAGGCGCGGGCTGTTTGTCGTCAGCCCGCAGGAGCAGCAGATTTGGGCCGCAGGCGTGCTGGCGAAAGCGCTGCCGGACGGCCTGTTTGCCGGGGAGCGCGTGGCGCTGTTTTTGCGCGCCGACAATAACCTGTACCAGAGCGTTAACAGCCGCTGGCTGAGCCTCGACTTCTACGATCTGTTTGCACCGTTTCAGGAGCAAATAAAGCGACTCGAACAGCGTTCACCAACCCTGATAGTGGCTCCTGCTCAGGTGCTGCGCGCGCTGGCGCTGGCGGTTGTCGCCGGAGAGCTGACTCTGAGCGTCAAAAAGGTGATTTCAGTGGCGGAAGTGCTGGAGGAGCAGGACAGAACGCTGCTGAGTCTGGTTTTTGGTGAGGTCGGTGAGATTTATCAGGCGACGGAAGGGTTTTTGGCCTCCACCTGTGCCTGCGGTACGCTGCACCTGAACGAAGAGTTCATTCACGTCGAGCCGCAGTGGCTGGACGAGCGCCGATTTACGCCGATTATTACTGACTTTACCCGCAGCACCCAGCCCATTGTGCGCTATCGTTTGGACGACGTGCTGGTGGCCAGCGAGACACCGTGCCCGTGCGGTAGCGCAACCCGCGCCATTGCCCGCATTGAAGGGCGGCAGGATGACCAGCTTCGGCTGCCCGGCCTCGATGGCAATGTGCAGACCGTTTTCGCCGACCCCTGTAGCCGCGCGCTGGCGACGGCGCTGCCGCTGACGGCGGACTATCGGTTGGAGCAGACGGAGGCCTGTACGCTGCGTCTGATAGCCGACTGCGATGCCTCTACGCTGGCTGCGTGCCGAGAAGCGCTGGAGGTTCTGTTCGCTCGGCAGGGCGTTGATGTGGCTGCGCTGAGCTGGTCGCTAGAGACGCAGACGCCGCCGGAAAGGTTTGACGCCAAGCGGCGGCGCATTATTCGCCACTGGGGCAGGGAGTGATGTCTATGCTGGAGCGACTCAAATTTATGCTGATCGGCTGGGGAACTGTCGGTGTGGTTTACACCCTCAGCGATCGCCTACAGGGGGAGGGGTTTCGGTTAACGCCTTGGCGAATTGATAGTCTGATCCCCTTCTCCTCCGGTGCGGTATGGCTTTATCTGTCGTTTT
This DNA window, taken from Leminorella richardii, encodes the following:
- a CDS encoding NAD-dependent epimerase/dehydratase family protein translates to MKILVTGATSGLGRNAAQYLLSEGHEVVATGRNRAAGEALKEAGATFIPLDLAQASVEECIRLMNGCEAVWHCAAKSSPWGDRASFYQANVDATRTLAQAAVSAQIPRFIHISTPAVYFDFQHHYDLPETYLARAFSSHYASSKYEAERVIVDAASRYTNTTFIMLRPRGLFGPHDSVIVPRLLQQLRRDGGVLRLPRGGEALLDLTFVQNVVHAMSLATYAQGLNSGSVYNVTNHQPQRLADMLDTLLRQQLGLRYRIKAVPWPVLSLAARGMELVGKCVDKEPPVTRYSAGTVCFDMTLSAEKAVNELGYRPRFSMDEGIALTGEWLRAHGKDYRI
- a CDS encoding MBL fold metallo-hydrolase, yielding MVKITAFEVGYCTHVGCMALKGAGFRVCKFPSRAYLLEVGDRRWLWDTGYSSWFEHYTRSGVFRLYRQVTPVYFDPKESLAQQLYAQGLVGDDISAIILSHFHADHVAGLRDFPGVSCICSGEGWQRVRALKGIAALRQAFVPGLIPPDFESSLRFIESFETLTLPKALAPFDRGYVLPDSQGQIILVPLPGHAAGHIGAFVLTDDGWTLLAGDAAWSPANYQEMRGPSRLANLVMSEPAAYYLTLERLNQLWQGGEVDIRLCHEGDL
- the cas2e gene encoding type I-E CRISPR-associated endoribonuclease Cas2e produces the protein MIVVVANDLPPAVRGRMKLWFVEPKANVFVSGVKDSVANHVVNYLLGHCPTDAGVIIFKSLPNPPGYEIRTVGLPDKTLCEISGLQLVIEKMLTAD
- a CDS encoding 3-oxoacyl-[acyl-carrier-protein] synthase III C-terminal domain-containing protein; amino-acid sequence: MEQPAVNAPKTAIKIIATGIALPGEKIVSSELDAKLGKPEGYVERRSGIAWRYHASHDASQAALAAEALHNALKAGSLAPSSIDLLICASAIAVQALPCSAVHILKAAKMPDRVAGFDVNSSCVSFISALEVAAGLLNTGAYRRIAIVSADIASRGIDWDHEESSLIFGDGAACAIVERGDGTSGIVASLIEMYPEGSELCEIRAGGTRCNPRAGMSDSDFLFHMQGKPLFRFASSLIEDYFDRLLQKSGLKLADIATVVPHQASHLSLEHMRKRLRVPESALVDVYRYYGNQVAASIPTALHEAVVGGRFTPGRPVMLIGTAAGLTLAGMVLLP
- a CDS encoding F390 synthetase-related protein: MIPFTLLWRYFRTRNLRFTDRADLEAWQAKRLKDFKQRVLSKSPWFRRYLSLPFEQWPMMDKSLMMAHFDDMNTAGLKRDELMLCALQSETSRDFTPKVGQFSVGLSSGTSGRRGLFVVSPQEQQIWAAGVLAKALPDGLFAGERVALFLRADNNLYQSVNSRWLSLDFYDLFAPFQEQIKRLEQRSPTLIVAPAQVLRALALAVVAGELTLSVKKVISVAEVLEEQDRTLLSLVFGEVGEIYQATEGFLASTCACGTLHLNEEFIHVEPQWLDERRFTPIITDFTRSTQPIVRYRLDDVLVASETPCPCGSATRAIARIEGRQDDQLRLPGLDGNVQTVFADPCSRALATALPLTADYRLEQTEACTLRLIADCDASTLAACREALEVLFARQGVDVAALSWSLETQTPPERFDAKRRRIIRHWGRE